GCAGCCGTACTATCGCGACCTGGGTTTTGCCGAAGGCGACTTCCCCGAAGCCGAGCGTTATTACGCCGAGGCGATCAGCCTGCCGCTGTATCCGTTGCTCAGTGATGAGCAGCAGGATCATGTGGTTGAGCAATTGCGCCGGCTGACCGAATAAACCCCGCTGCGGCGGCGAATGAGACTGTGCAATGCGTGATCTGAGTGAGCAGGAAAAATTCTGGCAGGGCGATTTCGGCAACCAGTACGTCGATCGCAACGTCGGTCAGCCGTTGGTCGCGGCCAACCTGGCGTTGTTCGCCAAGGCCCTGAGCCGCGCCGGGCGCATCGACAGTGTGGTTGAGCTGGGCACCAATGCCGGCAACAACTTGCAGGCGCTGCGTCAGCTGCTGCCGCACAGTGAATTGTTCGGCGTCGAGATCAATGAAAGCGCCTGTGCCCAGGCGCGGACACTGGGCATCGCGCAGATCTGGCACGGCTCGCTGTTCGATTTTCCCCGCGAGCGCAGCTACGACCTGACCCTGAGCAAAGGCGTGCTGATCCATCTGGCGCCGGAGCTGCTGCCGACCGCCTATGCGCAGTTGTATGCGTTAAGCCAGCGCTACATCCTGATCGCCGAATACTACAATCCGGCACCGGTGGAAGTGTCCTATCGCGGCA
The Pseudomonas fluorescens genome window above contains:
- a CDS encoding pseudaminic acid biosynthesis-associated methylase, with protein sequence MRDLSEQEKFWQGDFGNQYVDRNVGQPLVAANLALFAKALSRAGRIDSVVELGTNAGNNLQALRQLLPHSELFGVEINESACAQARTLGIAQIWHGSLFDFPRERSYDLTLSKGVLIHLAPELLPTAYAQLYALSQRYILIAEYYNPAPVEVSYRGNSGKLFKRDFAGEMLDRYADLHLLDYGFGYHRDPQFPVDDITWFLLEKRP